Proteins found in one Macrobrachium nipponense isolate FS-2020 chromosome 35, ASM1510439v2, whole genome shotgun sequence genomic segment:
- the LOC135208784 gene encoding probable imidazolonepropionase, which translates to MSSAMGLLIRGASQVVQVSNKKEKVKLKGNMADLAILHASATEGVSIAVDKNGLVAAVGMDSEVARQFPGTKWDTIIDAKGQSVVPGLVDGHTHPVWAGDRVHEFSMKLAGATYMEVHQAGGGINFTVTKTREASEEELLELLVPRLKRMVSSGTTLVECKSGYGLDVETELKMLRVLEKARSFVPITVSSTFCGAHSVPRGLTAEEATRCVVEEQLPALKRARESGELQVDSIDVFCEHNVFDVNQTRRILEAGRKDGLLLNFHAEELHPLKSAEMGASLGAEAMSHLEEISEEGIAAMAKAGSVGVLLPTTAYILRLTPPPARAMIEAGVPVALGTDFNPNAFCLSMPLVMHLACVTMKMSLNEALTASTLHAAHSLRKAHMHGSIEPGKVADLVIVDAPRWEHLVYQFGGTDHVISCVIKNGKLSHSRK; encoded by the exons ATGTCGTCAGCGATGGGTTTGTTAATCAGGGGAGCGTCACAAGTCGTCCAGGTGTCCAACAAAAAGGAAAAGGTCAAATTGAAAGGAAATATGGCCGATCTGGCCATTCTTCACGCATCTGCAACTGAAGGCGTCTCTATAGCGGTTGACAA AAATGGGCTGGTTGCAGCAGTTGGAATGGATTCAGAAGTCGCTAGGCAATTTCCAGGTACTAAATGGGATACTATCATTGACGCGAAGGGACAGTCGGTCGTTCCAGGCCTCGTTGACGGCCACACCCACCCAGTATGGGCGGGAGACCGAGTTCACGAGTTTTCTATGAAG TTGGCAGGGGCCACCTACATGGAGGTTCACCAAGCTGGAGGAGGAATTAATTTCACCGTCACGAAGACCAGAGAGGCCTCCGAGGAAGAACTGCTCGAACTCCTGGTTCCCCGGCTCAAGAGGATGGTCTCTTCAG GCACGACCCTGGTCGAATGTAAGAGCGGATACGGTCTCGACGTAGAGACAGAACTGAAGATGCTCCGTGTCCTGGAAAAGGCTCGCTCTTTTGTGCCCATCACTGTATCCTCCACTTTTTGTGGCGCTCACTCCGTCCCTAG GGGCCTGACTGCTGAAGAAGCTACACGTTGTGTTGTGGAGGAACAACTACCCGCCCTGAAAAGGGCCAGAGAGTCTGGAGAG CTTCAAGTTGACAGTATCGACGTCTTCTGCGAGCACAACGTCTTCGACGTGAACCAGACCAGAAGGATACTGGAAGCTGGCAGAAAAGATGGGCTCCTTTTGAACTTCCATGCAGAGGAACTGCATCCACTGAAGAGTGCTGAG ATGGGGGCATCTTTAGGGGCCGAAGCTATGAGTCACCTGGAAGAAATATCCGAAGAGGGAATAGCAGCAATGGCTAAGGCAGGATCTGTTGGTGTCCTCCTGCCGACGACGGCGTACATTCTGCGCCTCACGCCCCCTCCCGCCCGTGCCATGATAGAGGCTGGAGTGCCCGTTGCCCTTGGCACTGACTTCAATCCTAATGCTTTCTGTTTATCAATG CCATTGGTAATGCATCTGGCGTGTGTCACCATGAAGATGTCACTGAACGAGGCTTTGACAGCGTCTACCCTTCACGCTGCCCACTCCCTCAGGAAAGCTCATATGCACGGGTCCATAGAACCTGGCAAAGTAGCTGACTTGGTCATTGTTGATGCGCCAAG